One window of Curtobacterium sp. 458 genomic DNA carries:
- a CDS encoding YqaJ viral recombinase family protein: MTIVQPTLWGDLDPGLEAELASAAPAPGARTAGPGSSAHAVGVQHDTFTVLRGHTERIVAHSSDRMAWLRARAMGITATDVARLASLRAVHAVVADKRYGSRFSGNVYTEHGREREPVIAAWVAATHGIEPSAHLFHAAANRAHLATPDGVGHDGDGRLVLAEIKTTAKGWRSIPRHYLRQIWWQQYVLGADRTLFVWERHDDFVPAHDAPECRWVDRDDDQIRVLIDLADRVLDTLRRDRV, translated from the coding sequence GTGACGATCGTGCAGCCCACCCTGTGGGGCGACCTGGACCCCGGACTGGAGGCGGAGCTCGCCTCCGCCGCGCCGGCGCCGGGTGCGCGGACGGCCGGTCCCGGCTCCTCGGCACATGCGGTGGGCGTGCAGCACGACACGTTCACGGTCCTGCGGGGGCACACCGAGCGCATCGTCGCGCACTCCTCGGACCGGATGGCGTGGCTCCGCGCGCGGGCCATGGGCATCACGGCGACCGACGTCGCCCGGCTCGCCTCGCTCCGCGCGGTCCACGCCGTCGTCGCCGACAAGCGCTACGGCTCCCGGTTCTCGGGCAACGTGTACACCGAGCACGGCCGGGAGCGCGAGCCCGTCATCGCTGCCTGGGTCGCTGCGACGCACGGCATCGAGCCGTCCGCACACCTCTTCCACGCCGCCGCGAACCGTGCACACCTCGCCACACCCGACGGCGTCGGACACGACGGTGACGGGCGACTCGTGCTCGCCGAGATCAAGACGACCGCGAAGGGCTGGCGGAGCATCCCCCGGCACTACCTCCGGCAGATCTGGTGGCAGCAGTACGTGCTCGGGGCCGACCGCACCCTGTTCGTCTGGGAGCGCCACGACGACTTCGTCCCCGCGCACGACGCGCCCGAGTGCCGCTGGGTCGACCGCGACGACGACCAGATCCGGGTCCTCATCGACCTCGCCGACCGGGTGCTCGACACCCTCCGCCGCGACCGGGTCTAG
- a CDS encoding ROK family transcriptional regulator has translation MVDLTRTAASPPVGTSELFQILRDGVPRTRAELAALTGMARSTIGVRLDALIEVGLVGPVETAASTGGRPPAQVALVPRARLVVAADLGASHGRVAVTDLTGAPLASRDARIDIAAGPVPTLSWLVSVIDELLAEVGRTRDDVIAIGIGVPGPVEFSTGRPANPPIMPGWDGFDVPGWLRQHVAAHVLLDNDVNIAALGERQRGWTDVDHLLFVKVATGIGSGIVSDGVLQRGAQGTAGDIGHVRVGRAEDIPCHCGNTGCLEAVASGPAIARALRAKGREVHTSGDVIDLVSRADLDAIAAVRQAGRDIGEVLATCVSLMNPSVIVLGGSVTRAGEHLLAGVREVVYARSMPLATEHLVIAQSRAGSHAALHGAAALAIDYALSPAGVDELVAFAEGRALVS, from the coding sequence ATGGTCGACTTGACTCGGACGGCAGCGTCGCCTCCGGTCGGGACGAGCGAGCTCTTCCAGATCCTCCGTGACGGCGTGCCACGGACCCGGGCCGAGCTCGCCGCCCTGACGGGGATGGCACGCTCGACGATCGGCGTGCGCCTCGATGCCCTCATCGAGGTCGGACTCGTCGGACCGGTGGAGACCGCCGCCTCGACCGGTGGACGGCCGCCAGCGCAGGTCGCCCTGGTGCCCCGCGCCCGGCTCGTGGTCGCCGCGGACCTCGGCGCCTCGCACGGACGGGTCGCCGTGACCGACCTCACCGGGGCGCCGCTCGCCTCCCGGGACGCGCGCATCGACATCGCCGCCGGACCCGTGCCGACGCTGTCGTGGCTGGTCTCCGTGATCGACGAACTGCTCGCCGAGGTCGGACGCACCCGCGACGACGTCATCGCCATCGGCATCGGCGTGCCCGGACCCGTGGAGTTCTCCACCGGACGCCCGGCGAACCCCCCGATCATGCCCGGATGGGACGGCTTCGACGTGCCCGGGTGGCTCCGGCAGCACGTCGCCGCCCACGTCCTCCTCGACAACGACGTCAACATCGCCGCGCTCGGCGAACGGCAGCGCGGCTGGACCGACGTCGACCACCTGCTCTTCGTGAAGGTCGCCACCGGCATCGGCTCCGGCATCGTCTCCGACGGCGTCCTGCAACGCGGTGCCCAGGGCACCGCGGGCGACATCGGCCACGTCCGGGTCGGCCGGGCCGAGGACATCCCGTGCCACTGCGGCAACACCGGCTGCCTCGAGGCCGTCGCGTCCGGTCCGGCGATCGCCCGCGCGCTGCGCGCCAAGGGCCGCGAGGTCCACACGAGCGGGGACGTGATCGACCTCGTCTCGCGAGCCGACCTCGACGCCATCGCCGCGGTCCGGCAGGCCGGGCGGGACATCGGCGAGGTGCTCGCCACCTGCGTGTCGCTCATGAACCCGTCCGTGATCGTGCTCGGCGGGTCCGTCACCCGCGCCGGCGAGCACCTCCTCGCCGGTGTCCGCGAGGTCGTGTACGCCCGGTCGATGCCGCTCGCGACGGAGCACCTCGTGATCGCGCAGTCCCGGGCGGGCTCGCACGCGGCGCTGCACGGGGCGGCGGCGCTCGCGATCGACTACGCGCTCTCCCCCGCGGGCGTCGACGAGCTCGTCGCGTTCGCCGAGGGACGCGCACTGGTGTCCTGA
- a CDS encoding sugar phosphate isomerase/epimerase has product MTQPLSVQLYTVRDALSADLPGTLQRIADIGYTNVELFGYVDRAAELRDALAAAGLAAPSGHARLLDAGEQDLEAIFHASVTAGMTTLIDPHIDESRWTTREDVEAIARELSALAPRAADHGLTLGYHNHAFEFSNRIDGTSAYEVFADALSDDVVLELDTYWVTVGGDDPVAVIGKYGDKVQFLHVKDGDGSHDDEKQVAVGDGIMPVREILAAAPDALHVVELDGHEGDVFQAVADSYTFLQGARA; this is encoded by the coding sequence GTGACACAACCGCTCTCGGTCCAGCTCTACACCGTCCGCGACGCCCTCTCGGCCGATCTGCCCGGCACGCTGCAGCGCATCGCCGACATCGGCTACACGAACGTCGAACTCTTCGGTTACGTCGACCGTGCCGCGGAGCTGCGCGACGCGCTCGCTGCCGCCGGGCTCGCCGCGCCGAGCGGACACGCGCGACTGTTGGACGCCGGCGAGCAGGACCTCGAGGCGATCTTCCACGCGAGCGTCACCGCCGGCATGACGACGCTCATCGACCCGCACATCGACGAGTCCCGCTGGACCACCCGCGAGGACGTCGAGGCGATCGCCCGCGAGCTGAGCGCCCTCGCGCCCCGCGCCGCCGACCACGGCCTGACCCTCGGCTACCACAACCACGCGTTCGAGTTCTCGAACCGCATCGACGGCACGAGTGCCTACGAGGTCTTCGCGGACGCGCTGTCCGACGACGTCGTGCTCGAGCTCGACACCTACTGGGTGACGGTCGGCGGCGACGACCCGGTCGCGGTCATCGGCAAGTACGGCGACAAGGTGCAGTTCCTCCACGTCAAGGACGGCGACGGCTCGCACGACGACGAGAAGCAGGTCGCGGTCGGCGACGGCATCATGCCGGTCCGCGAGATCCTCGCGGCGGCGCCGGACGCGCTGCACGTCGTCGAGCTCGACGGCCACGAGGGCGACGTGTTCCAGGCCGTGGCCGACTCGTACACGTTCCTGCAGGGGGCCCGCGCATGA
- a CDS encoding Gfo/Idh/MocA family oxidoreductase, with the protein MTDSSTGTESTGTATTGTDTTTAAGATRRTGPVGVGVIGAGVISDQYLSNLTVFPDVAVHFIADIDLPRAAAQAEKWGVPGSGTVEELLAHDDIEIVVNLTIPAAHVEVALQILAAGKHVWGEKPYALDRESATRLRDAAVAAGTTVSVAPDTFLGAGLQTALRTVREGRIGTPLNGLTLFQSPGPESWHPSPEFLFAVGAGPLFDIGPYYLTTLVQVFGPVSKVTATASKARATRVIGSGPKAGTEFPVEVPTNHSALIEFENGGSAQSVFSFESTRGRTGFVEIAGETGTIVFPDPNNFDGDTELYAAGADEPETIPAVGSTYSRGTGVVDLARSVRAGVGNRVPGALAFHVLDVMVSIAESAERGEAVLVESTVDPSPTLPEGWDPAESTLA; encoded by the coding sequence ATGACCGACAGCTCGACCGGCACCGAGAGCACCGGCACCGCAACCACCGGCACCGACACCACGACGGCCGCCGGCGCCACCCGCCGCACCGGCCCGGTCGGCGTCGGGGTCATCGGCGCCGGCGTCATCTCGGACCAGTACCTCTCGAACCTCACGGTCTTCCCGGACGTCGCGGTGCACTTCATCGCCGACATCGACCTGCCGCGCGCAGCCGCCCAGGCCGAGAAGTGGGGGGTCCCGGGCTCCGGCACGGTCGAGGAGCTGCTCGCGCACGACGACATCGAGATCGTCGTCAACCTGACGATCCCGGCCGCCCACGTCGAGGTCGCCCTGCAGATCCTCGCCGCGGGCAAGCACGTGTGGGGCGAGAAGCCGTACGCCCTCGACCGCGAGAGCGCCACCCGGCTCCGTGACGCCGCGGTCGCCGCCGGCACGACGGTCAGCGTCGCGCCCGACACCTTCCTCGGTGCCGGCCTCCAGACCGCGCTCCGGACCGTCCGCGAGGGCCGCATCGGCACCCCGCTCAACGGCCTGACGCTGTTCCAGAGCCCCGGCCCCGAGTCCTGGCACCCGAGCCCCGAGTTCCTCTTCGCGGTCGGCGCCGGCCCACTGTTCGACATCGGCCCGTACTACCTCACGACCCTCGTGCAGGTGTTCGGCCCGGTCTCGAAGGTCACGGCCACCGCGTCGAAGGCCCGTGCGACCCGTGTCATCGGCTCCGGGCCGAAGGCGGGCACGGAGTTCCCCGTCGAGGTCCCGACGAACCACTCGGCGCTCATCGAGTTCGAGAACGGCGGGAGTGCGCAGAGCGTCTTCTCGTTCGAGTCGACCCGCGGTCGCACCGGCTTCGTCGAGATCGCGGGGGAGACGGGCACGATCGTGTTCCCGGACCCGAACAACTTCGACGGCGACACCGAGCTGTACGCGGCCGGCGCCGACGAGCCCGAGACGATCCCCGCGGTCGGCTCCACCTACTCGCGCGGCACGGGCGTGGTCGACCTCGCCCGCTCCGTCCGCGCCGGTGTCGGCAACCGGGTCCCCGGTGCCCTCGCCTTCCACGTCCTCGACGTGATGGTCTCCATCGCCGAGAGCGCCGAACGTGGGGAGGCGGTGCTCGTCGAGAGCACCGTCGACCCCTCCCCGACCCTCCCCGAGGGTTGGGA